One Lactobacillus crispatus DNA segment encodes these proteins:
- a CDS encoding IS982 family transposase, whose amino-acid sequence MNCLKLKRFSHHLQVSFKDLVIICRHWYRLYAPAEFTHRRNIDQIKTTDSLILALLIWQAKTGIESQRRFCECFNCLSHSRFNRRSRQLLQLIYQIRQEMNKKVDLNGHFLIIDSFPVPVCQPIRNYRAKIFRGYANIGYKATKKIYFYGFKVHAIVSDDGYILDYVVTKASVHDAKETVELMENAHPSNYYLLGDEGYLGKELHQQLKQMGYELWTPYRKNMTGAKKHNDHQLMAIRRTIESDFSLLTYYNAENNRARSLIGFQSRLEIAILAYNLAYCLERFN is encoded by the coding sequence ACAAGTTAGTTTTAAAGATTTAGTGATAATTTGTCGGCACTGGTATCGTTTGTATGCACCGGCTGAGTTTACTCATCGGCGAAATATTGATCAAATTAAAACTACGGACAGTCTGATTTTGGCTTTACTTATCTGGCAAGCTAAGACAGGAATTGAATCACAAAGAAGATTCTGTGAATGTTTCAATTGTTTATCACACTCACGTTTTAATCGGCGTTCACGTCAGCTATTGCAATTGATTTATCAGATACGGCAAGAAATGAATAAAAAGGTTGACCTGAATGGACATTTCTTGATCATTGACAGCTTTCCGGTACCTGTTTGCCAACCAATTCGCAACTATCGTGCTAAAATTTTTCGCGGTTATGCCAACATTGGTTATAAGGCCACCAAGAAAATTTACTTCTATGGTTTCAAAGTTCATGCCATTGTTAGCGATGACGGTTACATTCTTGATTATGTCGTAACAAAAGCATCAGTTCATGATGCCAAGGAGACAGTTGAACTGATGGAAAATGCACATCCATCTAATTACTATCTTCTTGGCGACGAAGGCTATTTAGGCAAAGAACTGCATCAACAGCTAAAACAAATGGGTTATGAACTTTGGACACCATATCGTAAAAATATGACAGGAGCTAAAAAGCACAATGATCATCAATTGATGGCTATTCGCAGAACAATTGAAAGCGACTTTTCGCTTCTGACCTATTACAATGCCGAGAACAATCGAGCACGTAGTCTGATAGGCTTTCAAAGCCGGTTGGAAATTGCAATTTTAGCTTATAATTTGGCTTATTGTCTAGAAAGATTTAACTAG
- a CDS encoding IS982 family transposase, whose amino-acid sequence MNCLKLKRFSHHLQVSFKDLVIICRHWYRLYAPAEFTHRRNIDQIKTTDSLILALLIWQAKTGIESQRRFCECFNCLSHSRFNRRSRQLLQLIYQIRQEMNKKVDLNGHFLIIDSFPVPVCQPIRNYRAKIFRGYANIGYKATKKIYFYGFKVHAIVSDDGYILDYVVTKASVHDAKETVELMENAHPSNYYLLGDEGYLGKELHQQLKQMGYELWTPYRKNMTGAKKHNDHQLMAIRRTIESDFSLLTYYNAENNRARSLIGFQSRLEIAILAYNLAYCLERFN is encoded by the coding sequence TTGAACTGCCTTAAGCTTAAGCGTTTTAGCCACCATTTACAAGTTAGTTTTAAAGATTTAGTGATAATTTGTCGGCACTGGTATCGTTTGTATGCACCGGCTGAGTTTACTCATCGGCGAAATATTGATCAAATTAAAACTACGGACAGTCTGATTTTGGCTTTACTTATCTGGCAAGCTAAGACAGGAATTGAATCACAAAGAAGATTCTGTGAATGTTTCAATTGTTTATCACACTCACGTTTTAATCGGCGTTCACGTCAGCTATTGCAATTGATTTATCAGATACGGCAAGAAATGAATAAAAAGGTTGACCTGAATGGACATTTCTTGATCATTGACAGCTTTCCGGTACCTGTTTGCCAACCAATTCGCAACTATCGTGCTAAAATTTTTCGCGGTTATGCCAACATTGGTTATAAGGCCACCAAGAAAATTTACTTCTATGGTTTCAAAGTTCATGCCATTGTTAGCGATGACGGTTACATTCTTGATTATGTCGTAACAAAAGCATCAGTTCATGATGCCAAGGAGACAGTTGAACTGATGGAAAATGCACATCCATCTAATTACTATCTTCTTGGCGACGAAGGCTATTTAGGCAAAGAACTGCATCAACAGCTAAAACAAATGGGTTATGAACTTTGGACACCATATCGTAAAAATATGACAGGAGCTAAAAAGCACAATGATCATCAATTGATGGCTATTCGCAGAACAATTGAAAGCGACTTTTCGCTTCTGACCTATTACAATGCCGAGAACAATCGAGCACGTAGTCTGATAGGCTTTCAAAGCCGGTTGGAAATTGCAATTTTAGCTTATAATTTGGCTTATTGTCTAGAACGATTTAACTAG
- a CDS encoding cysteine hydrolase family protein produces the protein MAKALLVIDYSKDFVADDGALTCGKPAQAIDQRITELCKQFLQNKDWVIFPMDAHLKNDPYHPETKLYPPHNIIGTAGREVYGQTGKWYLENKDNDHVLLMDKNRYSAFQNTNLDNYLRERHIHDLTLTGVCTDICVLHTAIAAYNLDYEITIPRSAVATFTSNGDEWAMAHFKNALGANIAD, from the coding sequence ATGGCAAAAGCGTTATTAGTTATCGACTATAGTAAAGACTTTGTAGCTGATGATGGAGCTCTTACTTGTGGCAAGCCTGCTCAAGCAATTGATCAACGTATTACAGAACTGTGTAAACAGTTTCTACAAAATAAAGATTGGGTGATTTTCCCGATGGACGCGCACTTGAAAAATGATCCATATCACCCTGAAACTAAATTATATCCACCGCATAATATTATTGGAACTGCTGGCCGTGAAGTATATGGTCAAACGGGTAAATGGTATTTAGAAAACAAAGATAATGATCATGTTTTATTAATGGATAAAAATCGTTATTCAGCTTTTCAAAATACTAATTTAGATAATTATTTACGTGAACGCCATATTCATGACCTGACACTAACTGGTGTTTGTACTGATATTTGTGTATTGCACACAGCGATTGCGGCATATAATTTAGACTATGAAATTACAATTCCACGTTCTGCTGTTGCTACTTTTACATCAAATGGCGATGAATGGGCAATGGCTCACTTTAAAAATGCATTAGGTGCGAATATTGCTGATTAA